In Cervus canadensis isolate Bull #8, Minnesota chromosome 7, ASM1932006v1, whole genome shotgun sequence, the DNA window CCTGGGAGGAAGCGGGAATTCAACGCATTCGTCCTGGACAAAACCTACTTTGGGCCGTATGACGAGACCACGTGCATTGACTGGACAGACGATTCCCGGTGAGGCAGGGGTGCTGGACATAagaggggctggagggggcaCCTGTGAACAGTGTCTCATCAAGTGGGGTGACTTGTCATGTCCCCGGCTCTCTTTCACATGGCCTCTCGCAAGCCTCACGGGTGGGTTGGACGCAGGCCTGGCTCTTGAGTCTGAGTCAGGTCTGCCTGGCCCCGGTCACTGGAGAGCAGAGTGAAGCATGGCCCAGAGTGAGGACCGCCTGAGCCAGCGTGCACAGCTTCCAGAGCAGCCGTGGGCGGCGGGAGTGCTGGCAGCATCTCCCAGTCAGCTGCCCGGGCAGTGCCCTCCCCAAGCTGTCCCCAAAGGTGTCCCAGGGGCTGTGTCTGCTGCCCTGCGTCcagtggggggggcgggggggaaacgGAGGGCACGGCTGGAGGTGGCTGCCACTTTGTAGGCCAGGCCAACTATTCCCAtgttctctgggcttcagtgCAGAAACACAGCCCCAGGCTCACACTGTGTCTATGGGAGACACTGGTGGGCTGTGggctgtcacagccaagaggtCGTGGCCTTCTGCATGGCGTAGGCCCACTTCTGGCTCTCCTCCTGCCACGAGCACAGTTGGTTCCGATTGGGGTCAGGGAGATGGGAGGCACAGGGTCCCCCAGGCAGCCCTCCGTTGGGCTCAGTGGTCGGTCCTTGGGCTCCCCTGGGCCATCCCCACGAGAGACTTTTGCAATGAGGGGCAGCGACACAGGTGCAGTGAGGCTCCTGGCCCTGGGAGAAGCACGGGTGGACCCAGCCTCCATCCAGGGCGGATGCAGACCCGAGCCAACCTCAGGCATCACCCCTGTGCCCCGGGGACACTGTGGAAGGTGGACACCTGCGAACCCAGGCTGAGCTGTGACCCCCTGTCCCCCAGGTGCTTTGCAGTCGGGAGCAGAGACATGTCCACATGGGTGTTTGGGGCCGAGCGCTGGGACAACCTCATCTACTATGCGCTGGGGGGACACAAGGATGCCATCGTGGCCTGCTTCTTCGAGGCCAGCAGCCTGGACGTACGTCCCCATCGCAGCCTCGAGCGGGGTGCTGGGCCCTCCCCTGGGACGTGGGGGGCCATGGCAGTCAGACAAGCTTCAGCAGCACGGGGCCACGTTCTTGTCCCCGTGGCCTGGGTGGgtgtgggctgggggctggggaaccCACCCAGGCTCACACGTCTTCCTCTGCAGCTGTACACGCTCAGCCAGGACGGCGCCCTGTGTGTGTGGCAGTGCGACACCCTTCCTGAAGACCTGAGGCTGAAGGCCCCCACAGGCTGGAAGGCAGACCTGctgcagagggaggaggaggaggaggaggagggggcagagagggagaCCACCATCCGTGGGAAGGCCACACCGGCTGCAGAGGAGCAGCAGGGGAAAGTGAAGTACTCACGGCTGGCCAAGTAGGTGCCCGTCCTGCACCAGGGCGGGGGGTGAGGACCAGGGGCACTGCAGGGCAGCACCAACCTGCTGTCCTCCGCCTTCCCTGGGGAGCTGGGGTCTCCGCCTGCCTTGGGGGTCCGGGGTGGAGGCTGGGGTGAGTGTGTGGGACCAGCCGGGCTCTCTGGTCCTTCTCCCACAGTTCTTGTGTCCCTATCTGTTTAGGTACTTTTTCAACAAAGAAGGAGATTTTAACAATCTGACGGCTGCTACATATCACAAGAAGGTCCACCTCTTGGTCACTGGTTTTGCTTCTGGAATCTTCCACCTTCACGAGCTCCCAGAATTCAACCTCATCCACTCGCTGAGGTCAGCGCCTCTGCTGTGTGTGCACAgttgtgtacacgtgtgtgtgcggTCGTGTACCTGTGTTTGTGTGGTTGTGTACCTCTGTGTGGGTGGtcgtgtacctgtgtgtgtgcagtCGTGGACCtgtgtatatatgcatttatgtacctgtgtgtgtgcggtcatgtacctgtgtgtgtgtgtgtgcagttgtgtacatgtgtgtgtacggTCATCTACCTGTGTTTGTGTGGTTATGTACCTCTGTGTGGGTGGtcgtgtacctgtgtgtgtgtagttgtgtacctgtgtgtgtgtgcagttgtgtacacgtgtgtgtgcagtCGTCTACCTGTGTGTGTGCGGTCGTGTACCTGTGTGTATATGCGAtcgtgtacctgtgtgtgtgtggtagtgtacctgtgtgtgtgtgtgcagttgtgTACACGTGTGTGCGTGGTCGTCTACCTGTGTGTGTATGCGATCATGTACCTGTGTGTGCGGTCGTGTACCTGTGTGTGCTGTTGTGTACACGTGTGTACAGTCGTGTACCTGTGTGTGTAGTCATATACTTGTGTGTGCAGTCGTGTGTACACATGTGCTGTCCGTCTGCCAGGCAGGCAGGATGGGTGGAAGCCACACCATGCCTGCCAGGACGGAGGGCTGTGGAAGGACCGGGAGGCCTGACCAGCTGCATGGTTGGCTTCCCAGGACACCCATCCCCCCCTCCAACCTGGGTTGGAGGGGTTTGGGGTGCTGTGCCACCCTCCATCTCAGACGTGCCGCTCCCACCCCGAGTCACGGGGTGGTGTGTGCGGGTCATGCTcttatcttgttttcattttccctcCTGTATCTTTGGAATGTGGAGGAAACCTTAGTGTTGGTTTCACGAAGCCACAAAGCTCCGAGTGTTTGAACATGGGGTGCAGAAGCTTTGGGTTTTCTGTTCTGAGTGAAGTAAACACAGTACCcggctggggaggaggtgggtgcCGCCAGCCAGGAGACCTGGCCCCATCCTGGCTTGAGCAGCCACCCTGGGGTGGGACGGAGGCCTCACTGTGCTGACCGGGTCCCGTGTGTCTCCCCAGCATCTCAGATCAGAGGGTTGCGTCCGTCGCCATCAACAGCTCTGGGGACTGGATCGCCTTCGGGTGCTCAGGTTGGTGCCTGGGTGTGTGAGGTCCCCAGTGGAGCTCCTCCTCCCCGGGAGAGGCAGGAGCTGCCTCTCCTGctctgccctgccccaccccgctCCTGAGGCTCCGGGGCCAGGCTGGCAGGCTACTGGCTCACTGTGAAGAAGCAGCCGATGAAACCTTGAGAACAAAGGCTTCTCTGAGTCCTGTGCCTGGAACTCTTAGCCTGTGGCCCCGGCCTCTGGAGGCGATGTGGGAGGCTGGCTCTGGGTCCGCTCTGGGTCCCCGTGTCCAGGCCCAGATGGGAAACGGGGGTCCCGAGCAGTCCTGTGCGCCCTGCAGGCCTGGGCCAGCTGCTGGTGTGGGAGTGGCAGAGCGAGTCCTACGTGCTCAAGCAGCAGGGTCACTTCAACAGCATGGTGTCCCTGGCCTACTCCCCTGACGGGCAGTACATTGTGACCGGCGGGGACGATGGCAAGGTGCGTTGGCTGCATCCCgtctgggtggggggggggtccccCTCCTGTCTCTGTTCTGCTGACTGGCTGAGGGGGTGCCACACTGATGGCCTGGCCCCGATAGCAGGGCCCCAACCGCGCTCCTGAGAAGCCATTCACAGGCTCTCCGGGGTCAGAATGAAGAGCCTTACAGCATCTGTTTCCCTTCCTGACTTGATTTTCTGTACACGGCTTGGGTCTGTGCTGCCAGCAGATGCTCTGACGCGGGAGGCCCCCCTGCATCACCGGGGCACCCACGTGGGCTGTCCTGAGCCGTGGCCTCCCTGCACAGGTCAAGGTGTGGAACACCCTCAGTGGCTTCTGCTTTGTCACTTTCACGGAGCACTCAAGTGGAGTCACCGGCGTGACCTTCACCACCACCGGCTATGTCATCGTGACCTCCTCCATGGACGGGACTGTGCGCGCCTTCGATCTTCACAGGTGAGTTCCTGTGGGGACCTTGGCTCTGTAGGCTCCCCCTGAGCTCTGGGCTGTGAGAGCAAGATCAAGGGGTCAGAGCTTGTCAGGAAGACACGGGTGAGGGCGTGCGGCCCCGGAACTGCCCCAACCGGGCTGTCCTCCCACAGGTACCGGAACTTCCGCACCTTCACATCCCCGCGCCCCACCCAGTTCTCCTGCGTGGCTGTGGACTCGAGCGGGGAGATCGTCTCTGCTGGGGCACAGGACTCTTTCGAGGTCTTCATCTGGTCTATGCAGACAGGCCGGCTCCTTGATGTAAGGGCCCCAAGTCTGGGAGGGGccagggtgtggggagggggcctTGCTGACGCGAGATGGGTGGGGGACAGGGTCACGCCCGGCACGGGTGGCACCGTTTACATGCATTTCCTGGCAAGCTCCACTCCCTGGCCCTTCCAAGGTGGGgttccctcacccccagcccaggggccGCGGCCTCTGCACACCAGCATCCAGGAGGCGAGTCCGGCCCCAGGGTGGAGGGCCCCCGAGGGTCTCAGGTCCTCAGAGCTCTCTTCTGATGGGCCACAGGTTTTGTCCGGCCACGAGGGGCCCATCAGCGGACTGTGTTTTAACCCCATGAAGTCGGTCCTGGCCAGCGCCTCCTGGGACAGGACGGTGCGTCTGTGGGACATGGCGGACAGCTGGAGGACCACAGAGACGCTGGCCCTCACCTCTGACGGTGAGTGGCACCCGGGGGAAGGCCCATTCTCAGTCACGTGCTTGGATAAACCCAGGGTCCCGAGCGCATGGGCTGTCAGGACTGGCAGCCCCAGAGTTTCATGGGCTGTTGGGGTTGGCAGCCCAGTCGTGTGGCTTGGCGTCAGGCGCCCCAGCAGAGTGAGCAAGCTAGCGAGGGCCCTGCTGCAGCAGGCTTCCCTCCCATTCCCGGGAGCGAGGCCTGACCCCACCGCCTGCCCATGCCCAGCCTTCACAGAACCCAGTCGTCGGCCCCGGGGCCCTCAGTCTGCGGTGGTCTAGGCTTCCTGCTACCCCACACGGCTCTCATTCAGGCTGTTAGCCGTTGGGCCCTGCATCTTCCCGGGGCCCCTGTACTGAGCCTGGGCCTCCAGCTAGTCTGTTTCTAGCCTGCCCATGGCCTCCAGGTGGCGCCTCCTGCCCGGACTCCGTCACCAGGCTGCCCGGCTCCGTCATGCTTATGTGAGTCCTGCGGCCCCCAGACCCTCAGGGTGCCAGGCTAAGCGCAGGGCAGAGTGGCCCAAGGGCTGGAGCCCAGGGTTTTCCCCGGCCCTGATTGCACGTCTCTTCTTAGCTCTGGCCGTGACCTTTCGCCCTGATGGTGCCGAGCTGGCCGTGGCCACACTGAACTCACAGATCACCTTCTGGGACCCTGAGAACGCAGTGCAGACGGGCTCCATCGAGGGCAGGCACGACCTCAAGACAGGCAGGAAGGAGCTGGACAAGATCACCGCCAAGCACTCAGCAAAGGGGAAGTGAGTGCCCGGCGGGCGTGTCCCAGAGCCTGGGGGCTCCCTGGCTGGGACCCCAGAGGGAGTGGGTTGTCCTGGGGTCCATGTGGGTTGACAGGTGTCCATGTCCTCATACCCTGAGGATGAGTGTGTGTGGGTCCTCTTGTCAGGTTCAGGGGTGCATCCCTGGCAGTTTACTGCCCCGCAGGCCATTTTTCAAAGAGCCTGCACCGTTTACACCCACCCAGGGCAGGGGCTTCCAGTTTCCCCACATCATGAGCAGTGTTCTTCACTCTGTTTTACAGTCACAGCTGCGCTGAggggtgggcgggggtggggcggggcggtgTAGCCATGCCTGGGGCTTGGCATCCCCTGCACACTGGTCTTTGTGGGCATCTGCTCGTCGGCTGATGGGCCATCCGTGTGTGGGCTGTTTGCAGACTTGAGATACAAGGCCTCATCAAATACACGATCTGCAGATACCTCCTCCCCCTGTGGCTTCTCTCCACTTTCTCTCCGGAACGTTAATGTGAAGCACAAACGATTTTAATTGTGACGAAGgcccacttgtttgttttttttttttttggtcacttgaGCTCTTTGTGTCATATCTGAGAATCCTTGGCCAAACCCCAGGTTGCTATCTCAAGTCCTGGGAGCCAGCCAGGGCAGCGCAGGCCTGAGCTCTGGTCCTGTGCGTAGTTGCTGTGGGGGTGGTGGGCGGACTGACTCGTCTCCGTGCTGACTTCAGGTGGAAGCGCCCTGATGCAGCCCTGCGGTCCttgacctcctccaggggtcaTGCTGCCCACAGGGAGCCGGGTGATGGGGCCGCAGGGTTTGGGCAGGAgccctggagggggtgggggccatTTGCCCTCTGGGTAGTGACTAAGCCTGCACGCCCTCTGCCCAGGGCCTTCACCACTCTGTGCTACTCCGCGGACGGCCAGAGCATCCTGGCGGGAGGGATGTCCAAGTTCGTGTGCATCTATCACGTCAGGGAGCAGATTCTCAGGAAGAAGTTCGAGATTTCCTGCAACCTGTCTCTGGACGCCATGGAGGTGAGTGAGCTCCGGGGGTGCTGCAGGGCCCCAGGGATCCCCGGGTGGGATCCCCCGGCTCCATGGTCCCCAGAGATGTCCGGCTTCACCTGGAGGTCTCCTCACACCCTGGCCCCACAGGCAACCTGGGGACCCTCCAGAAAGGTGTGCTTGCCTGGGTTCATGCGTCCTGGCCCTTGTGCCAGGTGAGGGGCTTCTCCGTGCGGCCGCAGCCCACCCCTCCGAGGTGTCAGGGCTGGGGTGTCCTCATCATGTCCCCAGGACAGGCCGAGGCCGGTGGTGGCAGAGGCTCTCCACGTGCATCTCCCTTGCAGGCTCATGTGCACTCTCTGTTCAGCCACTGAGTTACGAGAACCCGCCTTCCACAGGCCTGACGGTGGGCCCCAGGCTGTCTTGTCTCGGGCTCCCTGTGTCTCGTGTGGGTTCCAGGCAGGACTGGGGCCCGTGTTGGTGGCGCAGGGGGAGGTGGGGCACATGAGTgcaccctccccacctcccacagtGGGACGTCTGGGTCTCACCCTTCAGGAATTTTTGAATCGAAGGAAAATGACGGAGTTCGGCAACCTGGCACTCATTGACCAAGACGCTGCGGAGGAGGGCGGGGTCGCCATCCCACTGCCGGGCGTGAAGAAAGGTGAGCAGGGGGTTCTCTCGTGTCCCGCGGTCAAGCCACGGCGGGCCGTCCTCTCCCCGGCCGCTTTCCTGGCTGACAGCCGTGTTGCTCTCTTGTCGAGACTTTAGCGATTGACGTCCAGGAGCCTGGCCTGGGTGGCCCCTGTGAGCAGCTGGACGTCTGGCTGGTGCCCAGCCCTGTGCCTTGCTCCTAGTGCCTGCCCCCAGGTGGCCAGAGGGGAAGCCTTGTGTCAGGAGTGCGGGGCCTGAAACCACCTGCCTGGCAGCCCTGGGCTGGCCGGGGCTTTCCCTAGGAGCAGGGGGGCTGCTCTAGGCTGGGCCCGAGCCCACGGGAGTGTCCACACTGAGGGTTTGCCTGCGGAGGCCGCCGGCAACCCATGAAGCAGTACCTGAGGCTCTCAGCGTGGGCCTCCCTTTGTGGGGGGTGGTGAGGCGTGTGCAGCGCTGTCAGTAGGGGGATCTCTGTTCCCAGGTGACATGAGCTCCCGGCACTTCAAACCTGAGATCAGGGTGACTTCACTCCGCTTCTCCCCCACCGGTGAGCCCTGGGCTTCGGGTCCTCAGGGTGGGAGAGGTGGGCTTGGTCGCGAAGGGCTTCTGGGCCTGTCACCCTGCTCCCGGGGCTGGCTCTGGGCACCGCAGTCCCCCTGGGGTCAGATGTCATCTGTGTCCTTGCTGGAGGGCAGCTGTGGCTGCAGACGTGCCTGGCGTGGGGGCACGGAGGCAGGCGGCTCCCCTACCCCCCAAGGTGGTGTCCCTCTCGGGCCTCGCCCCCTGCCCGCCTCAACCCCTGGAGTGTCCGGCGGGGGCGGTACAGGACAGGGTCTCAGTGGCTGGGGTTCGCAGAGGCCATTAACAGAGGCCCAGGCACCCCTTCCTGAGGGGCCAGCAGCCCCAGGCTCCCTCCACACTTGCATTCGGGGTCCCAGATGTGTTCAGGACCTGTTCTTCaaaaaaggggggaaagtggaaataaATGTTCAGGAAGCCTTTCTCAAGTCTGCTTATTGTTCCAGGGCGCTGCTGGGCGGCCACTACCACTGAGGGGCTCCTCATTTACTCCCTGGATGCCCAGATGCTCTTCGACCCGTTCGAGCTGGACACCAGCGTCACCCCTGCGCGGATCCGGGCGGCACTGCGCCAGCGGGACTTCACCAGGGCCATCCTCCTGGCCTTCCGGCTCAACGAGAGGAAGCtgctgcaggagaccctggaggcGGTGCCCTGGGACGAGAGTGAGCCTGGGCTGGAGGagcagggtggggcggggggctgcGTTCACACGTGCTGGCCAGTTCTACATGTGCAGAGGCCACTAGCTGTGAGAGCGTCTCTCCTGACGGGGTCTTTGCGGTCTGAGTGCGGCTGTCCTTCCCTCACAGTCGAGATCATAAGCTCCTCCCTGCCAGACTTGTACGTGGAGAAGGTGCTGGAATTTTTAGCTTCGTCCTTTGAAGTATCTCGCCATCTAGAATTCTACCTCATATGGACTCAGAAATTGCTCATGGTGCACGGACAGAAGCTGAAGTCCAGGTACACCCTGCCTGCTCACCGTGGAGTCTGGTCACTGGGTCCGCTGGTTGGGGTGCGGGTGGCAGCCTTTACCCGGGGACAGCGTGGAGCGGGTCCCAGGGGCCTTGGGCAGCGGCCCGCACTGAGGATCTTCTCTTTCCAGAGTGGGGACGCTGCTGCCGGTGGTCCAGTTCCTTCAGAAGAGCATCCAGCGCCACTTGGACGATGTCTCCAAACTGTATGTGATGTCtcccggggggcgggggcaggggcgcTTTCACTGTCAACGGCTGGTCCAGCCAGGGCTGCTCCCCATGTTGTCAGACCTGGGCACAAAGGGCCCCCGTATTGGTCTCACTGACACATGAGTCCCATGTGTCCTCACAGCTGCGACTGGAACCGCTACAACCTGCAGTACGCGTTGGCCGTCTCGAAGCAGCGGGGCCTGAAGCGGCCCTCAGAGCCGCCGGGCAGCGAGGAGGAGGCAGACGCATCCGAGGACGATGATGACAGTCTGCACCTGCTTGGGGGAGTGCCTGGGCACGCGGACGGGCCGTTGGCCTAGGGCCACACCCCACGGCTCTGGTTAAGACACTGGGCGAGGAGGGACTGCCACCGCAGGGGGGAGCTGCCCGGAGAGCCGGAGCCCCAGCACCAGGGCTCGCTCCTCGGCAGGCACCAAACACCACCGTGGGGTCAGCACTCTAGCTGATGGGTTCCCGGCAGGCACGGCTCAGCACTTAGGGCCCGGGAGCATCTGCCGTTCAAACACCTTGCAGAGAGGCTAATGGGCCAACGTGTGTAGATGCAAACTTTGTAtgaggatttttatatttttaatataaagttttGATAATTTTAGGGATGAAAAAGACATGTATTTCTAAAACATAGGTATTAAGGCTGATCTCTGAATTTGAAGTGTTTGTAACGTATCCTGGGTATGACTGTTGTGTTGGCACCTCCATGCCAGCGAACAGGTGAGCTGGGCAGGTAGCCTGGCCACCAGCCCCATCTCTCTGCACAGGGTTGGGGCAGGGAGCATCCGCTGGACTCTGAGTTTGGAGATGGCCTGGAAGTGCTTCCCAGGGAGACTTGTCAGACCTGCTTGCCAGCTCCAAGGAGGACTCCATCCCTCAAGGCCCCTCAGAAAGGGTCACCATGAGGGCAGTCCAGACCACAGCCAGGCGCCTGGTCCCTCAGCAGTGACAGCCTCCAGGGTCAGGACACAGGCCCCAGCGTGCAGGTCTCCAGAGGTGTGGCCAGGAGTCACTGGACTTACTGGGAAGAGAAGCAAGCAGGTTCTTGCATGTCGGGTGGGACCGTGTGTCACCTTGCGGTGCTCTATGTACTTGTGAAACGTGTGTGCTACCTCCAGAGGAatcatttcttttgtaaatataaCATATCAGATCCTCTTCCATGATTGGGTCttaagctataaaataaatacatggatgGTTATGTATGTTCAGACACAGATAACTCATCTGTAAGCTCTCCCCGTGGTCCTGAAAAGAATTCAGCCAGACCattttctcccctctccctgctGGTGGTTGTCACCCACCAAGATTCAGACACAATCACTCTGAATCTGTCAAAAGCCGCTACAGCAGTAGGCAGTGAAGAGTGGTGTAGGGTCTGTCTTCCCACCCCCATCTAGGCATCAGGCTCCCCCAGTAATAATCAAAAGAGGACCAAGTAATGTAACCTTGACCTTCCTCTAGAGGCTACCCTAACATCACTCCTGAAACAAAATTCCTGTGTTAATTTGACTTTCCGTTACCGGCGGctatacagttttaaaaagatttttacgTATTTATTTCGg includes these proteins:
- the PWP2 gene encoding periodic tryptophan protein 2 homolog isoform X2; its protein translation is MYHAPGRKREFNAFVLDKTYFGPYDETTCIDWTDDSRCFAVGSRDMSTWVFGAERWDNLIYYALGGHKDAIVACFFEASSLDLYTLSQDGALCVWQCDTLPEDLRLKAPTGWKADLLQREEEEEEEGAERETTIRGKATPAAEEQQGKVKYSRLAKYFFNKEGDFNNLTAATYHKKVHLLVTGFASGIFHLHELPEFNLIHSLSISDQRVASVAINSSGDWIAFGCSGLGQLLVWEWQSESYVLKQQGHFNSMVSLAYSPDGQYIVTGGDDGKVKVWNTLSGFCFVTFTEHSSGVTGVTFTTTGYVIVTSSMDGTVRAFDLHRYRNFRTFTSPRPTQFSCVAVDSSGEIVSAGAQDSFEVFIWSMQTGRLLDVLSGHEGPISGLCFNPMKSVLASASWDRTVRLWDMADSWRTTETLALTSDALAVTFRPDGAELAVATLNSQITFWDPENAVQTGSIEGRHDLKTGRKELDKITAKHSAKGKAFTTLCYSADGQSILAGGMSKFVCIYHVREQILRKKFEISCNLSLDAMEEFLNRRKMTEFGNLALIDQDAAEEGGVAIPLPGVKKGDMSSRHFKPEIRVTSLRFSPTGRCWAATTTEGLLIYSLDAQMLFDPFELDTSVTPARIRAALRQRDFTRAILLAFRLNERKLLQETLEAVPWDEIEIISSSLPDLYVEKVLEFLASSFEVSRHLEFYLIWTQKLLMVHGQKLKSRVGTLLPVVQFLQKSIQRHLDDVSKLCDWNRYNLQYALAVSKQRGLKRPSEPPGSEEEADASEDDDDSLHLLGGVPGHADGPLA
- the PWP2 gene encoding periodic tryptophan protein 2 homolog isoform X1; translated protein: MKFAYRFSNLLGTVYRCGNLNFTCDGNSVISPVGNRVTVFDLKNNKSNTLPLATRYNIKCVGLSPDGRLAIIVDEGGNALLVSLVCRSVLHHFHFKGAVHSVSFSPDGRKFVVTKGNLAQMYHAPGRKREFNAFVLDKTYFGPYDETTCIDWTDDSRCFAVGSRDMSTWVFGAERWDNLIYYALGGHKDAIVACFFEASSLDLYTLSQDGALCVWQCDTLPEDLRLKAPTGWKADLLQREEEEEEEGAERETTIRGKATPAAEEQQGKVKYSRLAKYFFNKEGDFNNLTAATYHKKVHLLVTGFASGIFHLHELPEFNLIHSLSISDQRVASVAINSSGDWIAFGCSGLGQLLVWEWQSESYVLKQQGHFNSMVSLAYSPDGQYIVTGGDDGKVKVWNTLSGFCFVTFTEHSSGVTGVTFTTTGYVIVTSSMDGTVRAFDLHRYRNFRTFTSPRPTQFSCVAVDSSGEIVSAGAQDSFEVFIWSMQTGRLLDVLSGHEGPISGLCFNPMKSVLASASWDRTVRLWDMADSWRTTETLALTSDALAVTFRPDGAELAVATLNSQITFWDPENAVQTGSIEGRHDLKTGRKELDKITAKHSAKGKAFTTLCYSADGQSILAGGMSKFVCIYHVREQILRKKFEISCNLSLDAMEEFLNRRKMTEFGNLALIDQDAAEEGGVAIPLPGVKKGDMSSRHFKPEIRVTSLRFSPTGRCWAATTTEGLLIYSLDAQMLFDPFELDTSVTPARIRAALRQRDFTRAILLAFRLNERKLLQETLEAVPWDEIEIISSSLPDLYVEKVLEFLASSFEVSRHLEFYLIWTQKLLMVHGQKLKSRVGTLLPVVQFLQKSIQRHLDDVSKLCDWNRYNLQYALAVSKQRGLKRPSEPPGSEEEADASEDDDDSLHLLGGVPGHADGPLA